GGTGTCCGTGATACGCGATCAGCGGCTGAAAGGCCTCCAACATCTGGAGCGTTCCTTTGAAACTGATTGTTCGGGGCTCGATTCCGTGTCTGCTCGCTGATTGTGCCATGACCGTGCGAATCAGGTTGTATGCGAGGACGTGTGTCCAGATTTCCTTTCGCACCAGATCTGGTGTCTTGCAACGCAGCACGTCCATTTGCAACGAGCATTTGATGGAACGCAGATCGAGTTCGTTGTGCCACCGAGCTCTGTACAGATCAGCAAGGTCTTTCGGGGTCACCTGCTTCGGATCGAGGAGTGTTGTGACGACGACAAAGACTTGGGTCCTGAATCCCGGCTGCTGAACGCGGACGCGCACCTCTCGAACGGTCACGCTGGCCGGGAGCGCGTTGTACGCTTTTCGGTCGAGGGCTCGAATCGAGTTGGGTTTCTGCCAACGAACGATATGGTCATCTTTCCCGAGCCGTTCTCCCCTGCGGAAATCTGCCTTCCGATTGGCCTTGTTTAAGCGACTTACCAATTCAAATCGGCGTTCCGTGAGCATCGCAATTGAGGTCCAATTGCACATCAAACTGTCGGCCAGAAGAACATCCCTGGGCCGAAGGACGTCCCATAATTCCCGCAAGAGACTGACTTCTCCCTGTCCTTTGCCTGCATATTTGCGGAAGCCCAGGTTCAGGATGGCGCCGCACGAAAGGGAAACAATGGCTCCGACTCGAGCGATGGGAAAGCCGAGACCCGGCTTCTGATTGTATGTCTGTGGATATGCTTCCTGGTTCTCGACAGTGTCCGGCATATTTACCGTCGTTCCATCGAACATGTAGACACATCTGTCTTTCCAAAGCCACTTCTTCTCAACCTGAGAATCCAGGGCTCGACCGACCATGGCCGTGATTGTGGCAAAGAATCTTTCGGGGAGACGTTTTCGAGCCTGGCAGTACGCGCCAGTTTTCGCAGAGCACGGAGGCCGTCCTTGCGAAACACGGTGGGTGACGAGTCGCGCGACAGCTCCTCGACAGGAATGATCAATACTGAGTACTTGCCCAAGAAATACCCACAGAGTGACCAACGGGCTGAAGATTCTGTCCTTCCAGCACGCATCGATTTCCTGAAGCGCCGGCGAAATCGTCTCCTCGGACAAAACACTCGTAAACGGTAGCTCACCTTCCTGAAGAAACTGCCGTCTCAGCACGCCAAACTGCTCCCGAAACCAACCGTGTTTCGAATAACGCATCTTGCGACCTCCTTGCCGATGATGGATGGGGTGACACCTCACATCTACGCCAGATCGGTCTCTGTGCCTATGTCATTTTGCGCCAAGCACTTGCACCATTTCTAAGTGCCATTCGTGAGACCAACCGACGAAGGTTCGCCCTTCACGGTTACTCTGCCAGGCCAATTCATCCAGCCTGATCCTCAGAATTTGATGGTGTGGGACAGCGCTCGGGTATCAATCATGGCTTTAGTGGCCCCGTTTCCGTTGTGGCGGGCGGCAGCGTCATATCTGTAGGCGCCATCAGAACTGGACTGGCCGCAGTCGCCATGGCCATTGAGGTCCAGACGAATTCCGTCGTTGCAGGTTGACCATGTTCCTAACCGTCCAAGAGGCAGCTGATCACCTCAAGGTGTCGTGTGCCACCGTCTATGCACTAATCAGCAAAAAGCATCTGAACTGTCATCGAATTGGCACTGGACGTGGCGTTATTCGAATTTCACTCGAGAACATTGCGACATTTCTCAAACAGGCTGAATCCAAGGCGGCCGCGGAACCTGCTCCGCAAGTTCCGCAGCCTCGCCTCAAGCATATCAAGCTCTAGCCCGCCGCTTTACGTGCCTGGTTCAGCAGATGAGTCGGATCATGAGACAGATGCTGGTAGACCCGTGCGAGTGTGCTGGGGTCAGAGTGGCCCATAAGCACCGCAACAGTCAATCCATCCAATCCCGATTGAAGCGCTCGCGTCGCCCATGCGTGCCGCAACTTGTAGAGCGAGTATCTCGGCACCAAGTCGACAATGCATTCCGCATTCAGTTTTCGTTTCGCTTCACTCCTCAGCTGGGAGTGCGACTTTGGAAGCTCCACACCCTTGACAACACGCGATTGTTTCAGCTTGGGGATGAACGTCGCAATCTGGTCGGCGGTGATCGTAATACCGCGTCGCTGCATCTCGCCTTTTCCCATCCGAGTACGCACGCGGTCCACCGCACAGTTGGCCGAGTCTTTCGTCCATGCATTTCCGCGAGAATTACGAAACAGCGGTCCAGTTGGATACTCAGCCATCCTGCGCTTCGTAATCTCAAGAGCCACTTCGCTCAAGTAGACAATCCGTGGAGCTTTCTTGCCCTTGGATTCCTGTTGAGGAAAGAGCCAGCGGCTGTTCGCAAGATCAACGTGACGTGCTTCGACTCGCAACGACTCTTGTGGGCGGCAACCTGTCTCCCAGGTCGTGATCACAAGATCCTTGAAGTTCTCATCAGGACAATGGCTGAGCAGAGCCTCGAAGTCGTGAAGCGTGATCAAGGTCTCATTGCGTTCGGCACCCGGTACTTCCAAGTGCTCAACCGGATTCTCGGACACATACCCCTGCTGCAGAGCCCACTTCATGCAGCGTTTGACTGTCCGCATGTAGTTGCGTTTGGTTGTCTGTTTCAGCTCAGGGTAATCGTCCACCCATTCCTGCACGTGAAACGGCCGCAAGTCACGGATCAGGAGGCTGGGGTGCTTTCTTGCGAACCGTTCCAACCGGTGACGGTACCATTCGTAAGTGTGCGGCGACCGATGCTTATGAACCCATTCGAGGAATCGGTCAGCAATTGCGACAACGGATTCGCATGGGACCGTCCGTTTGATCGGCTTCCGCATCAGCTCATGGAACCGCAGATGCGCCGCCTTCTTCTCGCGACCA
This DNA window, taken from Fuerstiella marisgermanici, encodes the following:
- a CDS encoding IS4 family transposase; amino-acid sequence: MRYSKHGWFREQFGVLRRQFLQEGELPFTSVLSEETISPALQEIDACWKDRIFSPLVTLWVFLGQVLSIDHSCRGAVARLVTHRVSQGRPPCSAKTGAYCQARKRLPERFFATITAMVGRALDSQVEKKWLWKDRCVYMFDGTTVNMPDTVENQEAYPQTYNQKPGLGFPIARVGAIVSLSCGAILNLGFRKYAGKGQGEVSLLRELWDVLRPRDVLLADSLMCNWTSIAMLTERRFELVSRLNKANRKADFRRGERLGKDDHIVRWQKPNSIRALDRKAYNALPASVTVREVRVRVQQPGFRTQVFVVVTTLLDPKQVTPKDLADLYRARWHNELDLRSIKCSLQMDVLRCKTPDLVRKEIWTHVLAYNLIRTVMAQSASRHGIEPRTISFKGTLQMLEAFQPLIAYHGHRGADYRIALYHGLLDSIAQHRVGNRPNRFEPRKRKHWPKKLDRMTKPRHVLKQEMLKGVSNI
- a CDS encoding helix-turn-helix domain-containing protein yields the protein MFLTVQEAADHLKVSCATVYALISKKHLNCHRIGTGRGVIRISLENIATFLKQAESKAAAEPAPQVPQPRLKHIKL
- a CDS encoding tyrosine-type recombinase/integrase; its protein translation is MARQPKPWYWTARKAWFVTIDGKRHTLGREKKAAHLRFHELMRKPIKRTVPCESVVAIADRFLEWVHKHRSPHTYEWYRHRLERFARKHPSLLIRDLRPFHVQEWVDDYPELKQTTKRNYMRTVKRCMKWALQQGYVSENPVEHLEVPGAERNETLITLHDFEALLSHCPDENFKDLVITTWETGCRPQESLRVEARHVDLANSRWLFPQQESKGKKAPRIVYLSEVALEITKRRMAEYPTGPLFRNSRGNAWTKDSANCAVDRVRTRMGKGEMQRRGITITADQIATFIPKLKQSRVVKGVELPKSHSQLRSEAKRKLNAECIVDLVPRYSLYKLRHAWATRALQSGLDGLTVAVLMGHSDPSTLARVYQHLSHDPTHLLNQARKAAG